The Candidatus Anaeroferrophillus wilburensis region GTTGCTGCCTTGAACATAGCACTGACCAGTGATATTGATCTCATTGTCACCGATCAGCAGATGCCGGGGATGACCGGCCTGCAATTGCTGGCCCAGCTCAATGAAAAGAAGCCGGAAATGGTGAAAATCATTCTCACCGGGATGGCTGATGTGCAGACTGCCGTCCAGGCGATCAACGAGGTGGGGGTCTACAAGTTTATCCTGAAACCGTGGAATAATGATGATCTGTACTGGACGGTCGTCCGAACAGTGGAGATGATTCTCATGCAGCGGGAAAAGGCGATGCTGGTCCAGGAGATCAGCAAAAAGGACGCCTGTCTGCGCCGGATTGAAAATATATATCCGGGGATTTCCGACATTAAACGGGATGAAGACGGGACGATTGTTATTGATGATTTGTGGTAGGATGATGGTATGGTACAAATGCTGAAGGAACAGCGGACGATTCTTTTCGTCGATGACGAATCCCGGGTGCTGAAGTCTATCAAACGTGGTCTGCTTGATGAGCCATACCGGTGTTTATTCGCCCTCAATGGACTCGAAGCACTGGAGATCATGGCCGCTGAACCGGTTCAGGTGCTGGTGACCGATATGCGGATGCCGGAAATGAACGGCCTGGAGTTGCTGAAGATTGTCCGTGATCGGTATCCCCAAATGGTGCGTATGGTGCTTTCCGGGTATGCCCAGACCAGCAACGTGCTGGCGGCCGTCAACGAGGGCTATGTCTTCCGTTACCTGACTAAACCATGGAGGCTGGATGAAGATCTGAAAGCGGCGGTCACTGATGCCTTTTCCATGTATGATCTGCGGCTTAATCAGCAGGGTCTGGCCGGTGAGCTTGAACGGGAAAACCGTCAGCTGCAGGAAAGAATTGAACGAGATGTTCATGAGCTGGGGCAGGCCAAAAAAATTGTCGAGCATATCTACCGGCAGAAAACAACAGTTCTCAAACTGGCCTTTGAAAAAACCAGGATGATGGTGCGTGGTCTCTACAGTGATGTCACCAATCTCAGCATGGCTGAATGTCTTGATAAAGACGGCCGGCAGCTGGCCGAAAAAGCCCGCCAGGACTGCAAAAATTTTATTGTCAACATTGATCGGATGCTGTTGTTGGCCGATCTGGAATCAAACCAGCAGCCGGTGGAGCAGGGAACGGTGGTGTTGGCTGATTTTTTCCCCCGTCTGTGCCGCATGGCTGAAGAAAAAGCGGGCGGTAGGCATTGTCAGGTCACCTGCCAGCTTGCTGATGATCTCCCTGCTCTCTTCACGGTCAACCAGCAGCTTCTGGGTTTGCTGTGCTGGAACCTGATGGAAAATGCGCTGATCCACGCTCCTGAAGGGGAGATCAGCTGCCGCTGTTTCACCGGTGATGATGGCGGGGTGGTGATCACCATCGCCGACAACGGGCCGGGGCTGCCGGCAGCGGAAAAGAAACGGGTGTTGGA contains the following coding sequences:
- a CDS encoding hybrid sensor histidine kinase/response regulator, giving the protein MVQMLKEQRTILFVDDESRVLKSIKRGLLDEPYRCLFALNGLEALEIMAAEPVQVLVTDMRMPEMNGLELLKIVRDRYPQMVRMVLSGYAQTSNVLAAVNEGYVFRYLTKPWRLDEDLKAAVTDAFSMYDLRLNQQGLAGELERENRQLQERIERDVHELGQAKKIVEHIYRQKTTVLKLAFEKTRMMVRGLYSDVTNLSMAECLDKDGRQLAEKARQDCKNFIVNIDRMLLLADLESNQQPVEQGTVVLADFFPRLCRMAEEKAGGRHCQVTCQLADDLPALFTVNQQLLGLLCWNLMENALIHAPEGEISCRCFTGDDGGVVITIADNGPGLPAAEKKRVLEPFVQASNTAHPGRLGLGLALVRAAVKGLSGSMMMETDLGQGVSVTVTISPRSL
- a CDS encoding response regulator, which gives rise to MTMQAKVLVVDDEPSVLKAIQRIFRHSDMIHLILSGDPVAALNIALTSDIDLIVTDQQMPGMTGLQLLAQLNEKKPEMVKIILTGMADVQTAVQAINEVGVYKFILKPWNNDDLYWTVVRTVEMILMQREKAMLVQEISKKDACLRRIENIYPGISDIKRDEDGTIVIDDLW